One region of Arvicola amphibius chromosome 3, mArvAmp1.2, whole genome shotgun sequence genomic DNA includes:
- the LOC119810575 gene encoding 40S ribosomal protein S18-like produces the protein MSLVIPEKFQHILRVLNTNIDGRRKIAFAITAIKGVGRRYAHVVLRKADIDLTKRAGELTEDKVERVITIMQNPRQYKIPDWFLNRQKDVKDGKYSQVLANGLDNKLREDLERLKKIRAHRGLRHFWGLRVRGQHTKTTGRRGLTVGVSKKK, from the coding sequence ATGTCTCTCGTGATCCCTGAGAAGTTCCAGCACATCCTGCGAGTACTCAACACCAACATCGATGGGCGGCGGAAAATAGCCTTTGCCATCACTGCCATTAAGGGTGTGGGGCGGAGATACGCTCATGTGGTGTTGAGGAAAGCAGACATTGACCTCaccaagagggctggagagctcACGGAGGACAAGGTGGAGCGTGTGATCACCATCATGCAGAATCCCCGGCAGTACAAGATCCCAGACTGGTTcttgaacagacagaaggacGTGAAGGACGGGAAGTACAGCCAGGTTCTGGCCAACGGCCTGGACAACAAGCTGCGTGAGGACCTGGAGCGACTGAAGAAGATCCGGGCCCACAGGGGGCTGCGCCACTTCTGGGGCCTTCGTGTCCGAGGCCAGCACACCAAGACCACTGGCCGCCGGGGCCTCACTGTGGGTGTATCCAAGAAGAAATGA